A portion of the Saccharospirillaceae bacterium genome contains these proteins:
- a CDS encoding CpsD/CapB family tyrosine-protein kinase, with translation MKRMEKSSERLELPIHYAELESIYSQTIDRGLRSLAVTSCHGGEGTTTLTCALARRAEAGGHKTLLVDMNFCRPAIANELGLQNSSWQNLEHHLTSEIETTELANDSTGCLAVLPAPVTPTGNLMLREKHYLARCLEAWLQEYEVVIIDTSPLNAINRHNLPAERIAAECEGVLLMVKAGVTRQSHLNCAVNRLNTLGIQLSGCVYNDAQNPSLADELIRETYRLQRWLPGPMNWIRKKVRSSALLNMSI, from the coding sequence ATGAAGCGGATGGAGAAATCATCAGAGCGGCTTGAATTGCCAATCCATTATGCGGAGCTTGAGAGTATTTATTCGCAAACCATCGATCGTGGCTTACGCAGTCTTGCGGTTACGTCCTGTCATGGGGGAGAGGGGACAACGACATTGACCTGTGCTCTGGCACGCCGTGCGGAGGCCGGTGGTCATAAAACCTTATTGGTGGATATGAACTTTTGTCGTCCGGCAATTGCGAACGAGTTAGGGTTGCAAAACAGCAGTTGGCAGAATCTTGAACACCACCTGACCAGTGAAATTGAAACTACCGAACTTGCTAACGATTCCACAGGCTGCCTCGCGGTTCTGCCAGCGCCTGTGACTCCGACGGGCAACCTGATGCTGAGAGAGAAGCACTATTTGGCTCGCTGCCTTGAGGCGTGGTTACAAGAATACGAAGTCGTCATTATCGACACCTCGCCTCTGAATGCGATTAATCGCCATAACCTGCCTGCAGAACGCATTGCAGCGGAGTGCGAAGGCGTATTGTTGATGGTTAAAGCCGGAGTAACGCGCCAGAGTCATTTGAATTGTGCGGTTAATCGATTAAACACGCTGGGTATCCAACTTTCCGGCTGTGTTTACAATGACGCCCAGAATCCAAGTCTTGCCGACGAGCTGATTCGTGAAACATACCGATTACAACGTTGGCTGCCCGGCCCTATGAACTGGATTCGAAAAAAAGTACGGAGTTCGGCATTGTTGAACATGTCAATCTGA
- a CDS encoding PAS domain S-box protein: MIVTSHFTRQIGRKLRRVNQQSQKRQQRHYSQGHPSQQPKSGRPDPDLYAEHLVLLMDHLPEAVLAFDLEGRVVSLNRSAAAMFSVNEQRLKTITSYFHGFDIQHWLQNVAYSLRRGESPEFPEQGLRTWARRSNNSLFPVDISLSHCYQQQVPLIIAIVKDVSERQKVEESLQAQQAIHTAVIDHSTNAIILIDENSVVQDFNIAACQTFGYLKDEAMGRDLGELIIPEEARAFHKAGMKRYLDNGGGDFINKRVEVVAQRKSRERFSVELTIFPLHAGGKTIFAAALQDISERKDNEQRLLHAKEQAERANLYKSQFVASISHEIRTPMNAVLGLLGLLQESELDESQRHFVDTALHSGQALLSIINDVLDFSKIEAGKLSIEPAEFYPAQMLYGVIDLLSARAAESGVALACFIDPEIPSRLMGDQSRIRQILMNLIGNALKFTESGYVLVRIDLIDCDDAQVRLNFSIEDSGIGISTENQRRLFDDFVQVDGADTRRFGGTGLGLSISRKLVEMMSGKIALESEVGRGSCFSFGLTLDSAGEARSVLSARLEHVHLGLTVGRDKDSLLLKEQLLSMKSYISVVDSIESIFSLGPDDPMQILVVDFRYLPYEADRYIDEFKCNFPSTPILLLIEGNNQALFEHYCELGFDACLSLLSRPELLANTIQKLIGNEDEVQDHADHAVMTQLSPEIPFRILLAEDSQANQLVALNVLRSAGYSVDAVANGLEALRAVQSLPYDLILMDLQMPEMDGLEATRQIRTLPGKLGEIPILAMTANVVADVKADCHQAGMQGFISKPINKQEMFLQLTNWYRKKCEARGVTAPAITASSDVDGRELHLQSKATVPNLSVEKNGVCRVVYNEDVTVSDGEALIEIDILQSLLSDTSSAAVRRMSAVFIEETEQRRKHLGTLAAAGDWSGVSREAHTIKSSAASYGALALSREAKTIELSAKDGQMVSMDKVSAFDQLIKTSLDQLKRCLDQVC, from the coding sequence ATGATCGTAACCAGCCATTTTACCAGGCAGATTGGTCGCAAGCTGAGACGGGTAAATCAGCAGTCACAAAAACGTCAGCAGCGACATTATTCGCAAGGTCACCCCAGTCAACAACCGAAATCCGGTCGTCCTGACCCGGATTTGTATGCAGAGCACCTCGTGCTGCTAATGGATCACCTTCCGGAAGCAGTGCTTGCCTTTGATCTTGAAGGGCGGGTTGTCAGTCTTAACCGATCAGCAGCCGCTATGTTTTCTGTTAATGAACAACGACTAAAAACGATCACCAGTTATTTCCATGGATTCGATATTCAACATTGGCTGCAGAACGTGGCGTACAGTCTGCGTCGTGGTGAATCTCCTGAGTTTCCTGAACAGGGATTACGAACCTGGGCACGCCGCAGTAACAACAGCCTGTTCCCCGTGGATATCTCGCTGAGTCATTGCTACCAGCAGCAGGTGCCTCTGATTATTGCGATTGTTAAAGACGTCAGTGAACGCCAGAAAGTTGAGGAAAGCCTCCAGGCGCAGCAGGCGATACACACGGCGGTCATTGATCACAGCACCAATGCCATCATTCTGATTGACGAAAACAGTGTGGTTCAGGATTTTAATATTGCGGCATGTCAGACCTTTGGTTATCTCAAAGATGAAGCCATGGGGCGTGATCTGGGTGAGCTCATCATTCCGGAAGAGGCAAGGGCTTTTCATAAAGCGGGTATGAAGCGCTATCTGGACAATGGCGGTGGAGACTTTATCAATAAGCGTGTTGAGGTGGTGGCTCAGCGCAAATCACGAGAACGATTCTCGGTGGAGCTGACCATCTTTCCCCTTCATGCCGGTGGTAAGACTATTTTTGCAGCCGCGCTTCAGGACATCAGCGAACGCAAAGATAATGAACAGCGATTGTTGCATGCCAAAGAGCAAGCGGAACGGGCAAATCTGTACAAGTCGCAATTTGTTGCGTCTATTTCCCATGAGATTCGTACCCCAATGAATGCCGTACTGGGGCTGTTGGGCTTGTTGCAGGAATCGGAGCTTGACGAAAGTCAGCGTCACTTTGTTGATACTGCATTGCATTCCGGTCAGGCCCTGCTGTCGATTATTAACGATGTATTAGACTTTTCAAAAATAGAGGCGGGAAAGCTCTCCATTGAACCCGCGGAATTTTACCCGGCGCAGATGCTGTATGGCGTTATCGATTTATTATCGGCGCGGGCGGCTGAATCGGGTGTCGCATTGGCATGCTTTATCGACCCTGAAATCCCATCTCGTCTGATGGGCGATCAAAGCCGTATCCGTCAGATTCTGATGAACTTAATTGGCAACGCTCTGAAATTCACCGAGAGTGGCTATGTTCTGGTGCGCATTGATCTGATTGACTGTGACGACGCTCAGGTAAGACTTAATTTCTCGATCGAGGACAGTGGTATCGGCATCAGTACAGAGAATCAGCGTCGTTTGTTCGATGATTTTGTGCAGGTTGATGGTGCAGATACACGCCGTTTTGGTGGCACTGGCTTAGGGCTTTCGATCAGTCGGAAACTGGTCGAAATGATGTCAGGAAAAATCGCACTGGAGAGTGAGGTCGGGAGGGGCAGTTGTTTTTCATTCGGGCTCACACTTGATAGCGCAGGGGAAGCCAGATCGGTATTGTCAGCGCGGCTTGAGCACGTTCATCTTGGGTTGACGGTAGGCCGTGACAAAGACTCTTTGTTGCTGAAAGAACAGCTGTTGTCGATGAAATCGTATATTTCTGTTGTGGATAGCATCGAATCGATTTTCTCTCTGGGTCCGGATGATCCGATGCAAATATTAGTGGTTGATTTCCGTTACCTGCCATACGAAGCCGATCGGTATATTGATGAATTTAAGTGCAATTTTCCCAGTACGCCGATACTCCTGCTGATTGAGGGTAACAATCAGGCATTGTTTGAACATTATTGCGAACTCGGTTTTGACGCGTGTTTATCTTTGTTAAGTCGCCCGGAGTTGTTAGCCAATACCATTCAAAAATTGATTGGCAATGAGGATGAGGTTCAGGACCATGCTGATCATGCCGTAATGACTCAATTATCACCGGAAATACCATTCCGAATATTGCTAGCCGAAGACAGCCAGGCCAATCAGTTGGTTGCGCTAAATGTGCTGCGGTCAGCGGGCTATTCTGTCGATGCGGTTGCCAATGGTCTTGAGGCGTTACGGGCGGTTCAGAGTTTGCCTTATGACCTTATCTTAATGGATCTGCAGATGCCGGAAATGGATGGGCTGGAAGCAACGCGACAGATTCGCACACTGCCAGGAAAGTTGGGAGAAATACCGATTCTGGCGATGACGGCTAATGTGGTTGCCGATGTAAAAGCAGACTGTCATCAGGCTGGTATGCAGGGTTTTATCTCAAAACCCATTAATAAACAGGAAATGTTTTTACAGCTGACCAATTGGTATCGGAAAAAATGTGAAGCACGGGGTGTCACTGCTCCGGCGATCACCGCAAGTTCTGACGTTGATGGACGCGAACTTCATCTTCAGTCGAAAGCTACCGTCCCGAACCTGAGCGTCGAAAAGAATGGCGTGTGCAGAGTTGTTTACAACGAGGATGTGACGGTTTCCGATGGAGAGGCGTTAATCGAAATAGATATTTTGCAATCATTGCTGTCCGACACATCTTCAGCAGCCGTCAGGCGTATGTCTGCGGTTTTTATTGAAGAAACTGAGCAGCGACGAAAGCATCTCGGTACATTGGCAGCCGCGGGGGACTGGAGTGGTGTATCGCGGGAAGCGCACACCATTAAAAGCAGTGCTGCCAGTTACGGGGCGTTGGCGTTGTCTCGTGAGGCAAAAACAATTGAGTTATCAGCGAAAGATGGTCAGATGGTATCGATGGATAAAGTGAGTGCATTTGATCAGTTGATAAAAACGAGTCTGGATCAGTTGAAGCGCTGCTTGGACCAGGTCTGCTAG
- a CDS encoding response regulator: MGNSRLDQLVLLTSEWLTNLVKHPAKVPETVAIELTDYETVWALDIEDDGACLENFEQLMSSADIEFQELKTGGMGLGLIRSLSDEVAYSSTNGINRLTMRINKPESLTQKTIMIVDDDRSLLVLLEAYLSSDYAVQIFSEPVEALNWLKQHAPDLILSDINMPGMSGVEFRVRAQELHRSLPFIFLTGQESDNLSRLAIDDVLKKPVSKKLLLAKLDRVFVRHQQLQREISSQLAPSISNQLHPEVKRTTPGFKVYCAYRTAEGGGGDFVYQHDCADGQLLMLADVMGHDQQAKFFVHAYLGFLQGMAAGLSAAGCAITPDGFMNAFAASLEDVSLLGSSLLTAVAIKTDGTREIEVASAGHPHPWLFDGDDFQTAELVGGPLLGFVGGSYQSEKIRLDGPLVLFTDGLTESLTEEQLMTVKSQIKQQLMQPEPNLNQVLDYYDNRLGVSVADDITLLVLVPR; encoded by the coding sequence GTGGGGAATTCGCGCCTGGATCAATTGGTTCTGCTCACCAGCGAGTGGCTGACCAATCTGGTCAAACACCCTGCGAAAGTACCGGAAACGGTTGCCATTGAGTTGACCGACTACGAAACCGTTTGGGCGTTAGATATTGAAGATGATGGCGCGTGTCTGGAAAATTTTGAGCAGCTGATGTCATCCGCCGACATTGAGTTTCAGGAGTTGAAAACCGGTGGTATGGGGCTTGGTTTGATAAGAAGCCTATCCGATGAGGTTGCATATTCCTCCACAAACGGTATTAACCGCCTGACAATGCGAATTAACAAACCTGAGTCGCTTACCCAAAAAACGATCATGATCGTTGACGATGATCGGAGTCTGTTGGTGTTGCTTGAGGCTTATTTAAGCAGTGACTATGCGGTTCAGATATTCTCAGAGCCGGTAGAAGCATTGAACTGGCTCAAGCAACACGCCCCGGATTTAATTCTGTCTGATATCAATATGCCTGGCATGAGTGGCGTCGAATTTCGGGTGAGGGCTCAGGAGCTGCATCGGTCACTGCCTTTTATTTTTCTTACCGGGCAAGAAAGTGACAATTTAAGCCGTTTGGCCATTGATGATGTGTTGAAAAAGCCTGTCTCGAAAAAGCTGTTGCTCGCCAAGCTTGATCGGGTATTCGTTCGTCACCAGCAGCTACAGCGTGAAATTTCCAGCCAATTGGCGCCATCCATCTCTAATCAATTGCATCCTGAAGTGAAACGTACGACACCTGGATTCAAGGTTTACTGTGCTTACCGCACTGCCGAAGGTGGAGGCGGTGATTTTGTCTATCAACACGATTGTGCCGATGGCCAATTGCTGATGTTAGCCGACGTCATGGGGCACGATCAGCAAGCCAAGTTTTTTGTGCATGCCTACCTCGGTTTTCTGCAAGGTATGGCAGCTGGTCTATCGGCGGCTGGTTGTGCAATTACGCCCGACGGCTTTATGAATGCATTTGCGGCTTCTCTCGAAGATGTCAGTTTGTTGGGAAGTTCGCTGCTGACCGCCGTGGCAATAAAAACGGATGGTACCCGAGAGATTGAGGTGGCATCGGCTGGGCACCCTCATCCGTGGCTATTCGACGGGGACGATTTTCAAACGGCTGAACTGGTCGGTGGGCCGTTGCTTGGTTTCGTCGGTGGCAGCTACCAGTCAGAGAAAATCCGACTTGATGGGCCGCTGGTACTATTTACTGATGGGCTGACTGAGTCACTCACGGAAGAACAGCTCATGACTGTTAAGTCACAAATTAAGCAACAACTAATGCAGCCCGAACCCAATCTGAACCAAGTATTGGACTACTATGATAATAGGTTGGGTGTGTCTGTGGCTGATGACATCACATTATTGGTATTGGTGCCCAGATAA